The proteins below are encoded in one region of Oharaeibacter diazotrophicus:
- a CDS encoding acetyl-CoA carboxylase carboxyltransferase subunit alpha — MRSYLEFEKPVADLDGKVQELKALGQSGDAVAIGDDIAKLEAKAAQALADLYAKLTPWQKTLVARHPDRPHAADYIGSLIDDWTPLAGDRTFGEDEAILAGLGRFRGRPVAVLGQEKGHDTQTRIKHNFGMARPEGYRKAVRVMDLAERFRLPVIAFVDTAGAYPGIGAEERGQAEAIARSTQACLRLGQPNVALVIGEGGSGGAIAIATANRAYMLEHAIYSVISPEGAASILWKDSARAQDAATGMKITAQDLQRLGIVDGVVKEPVGGAHRDPAAVMKAAGDTIEAGLAEFDPLTPAEVRKARRDKFLAIGRDLKL, encoded by the coding sequence ATGCGCAGCTACCTCGAATTCGAAAAGCCGGTGGCGGACCTCGACGGCAAGGTCCAGGAGTTGAAGGCGCTCGGCCAGTCCGGCGACGCCGTGGCGATCGGCGACGACATCGCCAAGCTCGAGGCCAAGGCCGCCCAGGCGCTGGCCGACCTCTACGCCAAGCTGACGCCCTGGCAGAAGACCCTGGTCGCCCGCCATCCCGACCGGCCGCACGCCGCCGACTACATCGGCAGCCTGATCGATGACTGGACCCCGCTCGCCGGCGACCGCACCTTCGGCGAGGACGAGGCGATCCTGGCGGGCCTCGGCCGCTTCCGCGGCCGCCCGGTCGCGGTGCTCGGCCAGGAAAAGGGTCACGACACCCAGACCCGCATCAAGCACAATTTCGGCATGGCCCGGCCCGAGGGCTACCGCAAGGCGGTCCGCGTCATGGACCTCGCCGAGCGCTTCCGCCTGCCGGTGATCGCCTTCGTCGACACCGCCGGCGCCTATCCGGGCATCGGCGCCGAGGAGCGCGGCCAGGCCGAGGCGATCGCGCGCTCGACCCAGGCGTGCCTGCGCCTCGGCCAGCCCAACGTCGCGCTGGTGATCGGCGAGGGCGGCTCGGGCGGCGCGATCGCGATCGCCACCGCCAACCGGGCCTACATGCTCGAGCACGCCATCTACAGCGTGATCTCGCCCGAGGGCGCGGCCTCGATCCTGTGGAAGGACAGCGCCCGTGCCCAGGACGCCGCCACCGGCATGAAGATCACCGCGCAGGACCTGCAGCGGCTCGGCATCGTCGACGGCGTCGTCAAGGAGCCGGTCGGCGGCGCCCACCGCGACCCCGCCGCCGTGATGAAGGCGGCCGGCGACACCATCGAGGCCGGCCTCGCCGAGTTCGACCCGCTGACCCCGGCCGAGGTGCGCAAGGCCCGGCGCGACAAGTTCCTGGCGATCGGGCGCGACCTGAAGCTCTGA